In Vicugna pacos chromosome 1, VicPac4, whole genome shotgun sequence, a single window of DNA contains:
- the CHRD gene encoding chordin isoform X2 — translation MPSLSAPPAPPAPLLLLGLLLLCSRPARGAGPEAPALPIRPEKEPLPIRGAAGCSFGGKVYALDETWHPDLGEPFGVMRCVLCACEAPQWGRRARGAGRVSCKNIKPECPTLACGQPRQLPGHCCQTCPQERSGPEKQPTGLAFEYPRDPEHRSYSDRGEPGAEDRARGDGHTDFVALLTGPKSQAVARARVSLLRSSLRFSISYRWLDRPTRIRFSDSTGSVLFEHPAAPTQDGLVCGVWRAVPRLSLRLLRAEQLHVALVTPTHPLGEVWGPLIRHRALAAETFSAILTLEGPPQQGIGGIALLTLSDTEDSLHFLLLFRGLLESRSGGKWDVGSTCEEGRESTCLSEVSTWVAVAGPAQVPLRLQILHQGKLLRELQANASVQEPGFAEVLPNLTTQEMDWLALGELQMALERAGGPGLRISGHIAARQSCDVLQSVLCGADALTPVQTGAAGSASLTLLGNGSLIYQVQVVGTGSEVVAMTLETKPQQRNQHTVLCHMAGLQLGRHMAVGVCPGLGARGAHMLLQNELFLNVGTKDFPDGELRGHVAALPYSGHSARHDTLPVPLAGALVLPPVQSQAAGHAWLSLDTHCHLHYEVLLAGLGGSEQGTITAHLLGPPGMPGPRRLLKGFYGPEAQGVVKDLEPELLRHLAQGTASLLITTKGSPQGELQGQVHIANQCEVGGLRLAAAGAEEARVPGAPDAVVAALPAVLGPDAPAPAKPGGLGRLRDPNTCFFEGQQRPHGARWAPNYDPLCSLCTCQRRTVICDPVVCPPPSCPSPVQAPDQCCPVCLEKQDVRDLPGLPRNRDPGEGCYFDGDRSWRAAGTRWHPIVPPFGLIKCAVCTCKGGTGEVHCEKVQCPRLACAQPVRANPTDCCKQCPVGSGAQPQLGDPMQADGPRGCRFAGQWFPESQSWHPSVPPFGEMSCITCRCGAGVPHCERDDCSPPLSCGPGKESRCCSHCAPRRSPETRTVPELEKEAEGS, via the exons ATGCCGAGCCTCTcggccccgccggccccgccggCCCCGCTGCTGCTCCTCGGGCTGCTGCTGCTCTGCTCCCGGCCGGCCCGCGGCGCCGGACCCGAGGCCCCCGCTCTGCCCATCCGGCCCGAGAAGGAGCCGCTGCCCATTCGGGGAGCAGCAG GCTGCTCCTTCGGCGGGAAGGTCTATGCCTTGGACGAGACGTGGCACCCGGACCTGGGGGAGCCCTTCGGGGTGATGCGCTGCGTGCTGTGCGCCTGCGAGGCG CCTCAGTGGGGTCGCCGCGCGAGGGGCGCGGGCAGGGTCAGCTGTAAGAACATCAAACCCGAGTGCCCAACTCTCGCCTGCGGGCAGCCGCGCCAGCTGCCCGGACACTGCTGCCAGACCTGCCCCCAGG AGCGCAGCGGTCCGGAAAAGCAGCCGACGGGCCTGGCCTTCGAGTATCCGCGGGACCCAGAGCACCGAAGCTACAGCGACCGAGGGGAGCCGGGCGCTGAGGATCGGGCGCGTGGAGACGGCCACACCG ACTTCGTGGCGCTGCTGACAGGGCCAAAGTCGCAAGCGGTGGCACGGGCTCGAGTGTCGCTTTTGCGTTCCAGTCTACGGTTCTCCATCTCCTACCGGTG GCTGGACCGCCCTACTCGAATTCGCTTCTCAGACTCCACTGGCAGCGTCCTGTTTGAACACCCTGCAGCCCCTACCCAAGATGGCCTG GTCTGTGGGGTGTGGCGGGCAGTGCCTCGGTTATCTCTGCGACTTCTTAGGGCAGAACAGCTGCATGTGGCACTCGTGACACCCACTCATCCTTTAGGGGAGGTCTGGGGACCTCTCATCCGGCACCGGGCCCTGGCTGCAG AGACCTTCAGTGCCAtcctgaccctggaaggccccccACAGCAGGGCATAGGGGGCATTGCCCTACTCACTCTCAGTGACACAGAGGACTCTTTGCATTTTTTGCTGCTCTTCCGTGGGCTGCTGGAATCCAGGAGTGGGGGTAAGTGGGATGTGGGCAGCACATGTGAAGAGGGTAGGGAGAGTACCTGTCTTTCAGAGGTGTCCACTTGGGTGGCCGTTGCAGGACCAGCCCAGGTTCCCTTGCGGCTTCAGATTCTACACCAGGGGAAGCTATTGCGAGAGCTCCAGGCCAATGCCTCAGTCCAG GAACCGGGCTTCGCTGAAGTGCTGCCCAACCTGACAACCCAGGAGATGGACTGGCTGGCACTGGGGGAGTTGCAGATGGCTCTGGAGAGGGCAGGCGGGCCAGGGCTGCGCATCAGTGGACACATTGCTGCCAGGCAGAGCTGTGATG TCCTGCAAAGTGTCCTTTGTGGGGCCGATGCCCTAACCCCAGTTCAGACGGGTGCAGCCGGCTCCGCCAGCCTTACACTACTAGGAAATGGCTCCCTGATCTACCAG GTACAGGTGGTAGGTACAGGCAGTGAGGTGGTGGCCATGACGCTGGAGACCAAGCCTCAGCAGAGGAACCAGCACACTGTCCTGTGCCACATGGCTGGActccagctgggaagacacaTG gCCGTGGGTGTCTGCCCTGGGCTAGGTGCCCGGGGGGCTCATATGCTGCTACAGAATGAGCTGTTCCTGAACGTGGGTACCAAGGACTTCCCAGATGGAGAGCTGCGGGGGCACGTGGCTGCCCTGCCCTACAGTGGGCACAGCGCCCGCCATGATA CACTACCTGTGCCCTTGGCAGGAGCCCTGGTGTTGCCCCCAGTGCAGAGCCAGGCAGCAGGGCATGCCTGGCTCTCCCTGGACACCCACTGTCACCTGCACTATGAAGTGCTGCTGGCTGGGCTTGGTGGCTCAGAACAGGGCACCATCACTGCCCACCTCCTCGGGCCTCCTGGGATGCCAGGGCCCCGGCGGCTGCTGAAGGGATTCTATGGCCCGGAG GCCCAGGGCGTGGTGAAGGATCTGGAGCCTGAGCTGCTGCGGCACCTGGCACAGGGCACAGCCTCCCTGCTGATCACCACCAAGGGTAGCCCCCAAGGGGAGCTGCAAGGGCAG GTGCACATTGCCAACCAGTGCGAGGTGGGCGGCCTACGCCTGGCAGCAGCAGGAGCTGAAGAGGCACGGGTGCCTGGGGCTCCAGATGCAGTGGTGGCTGCACTGCCCGCTGTGCTGGGCCCAGACGCCCCAGCGCCAGCCAAACCTGGTGGCCTTGGGCGGCTCCGAGACCCTAACACCTGCTTCTTCGAGGGGCAGCAGCGCCCCCATGGGGCTCGCTGGGCTCCTAACTATGACCCGCTCTGCTCGCTCTGCACTTGCCAG AGACGCACGGTGATTTGTGACCCCGTGGTGTGTCCACCACCCAGCTGCCCTAGCCCGGTGCAGGCACCGGACCAGTGCTGCCCTGTGTGCCTGG AGAAACAAGATGTCAGAGACCTCCCAGGGTTGCCAAGGAACAGGGACCCTGGAGAGG gctgttaTTTTGATGGTGACCGGAGCTGGCGGGCAGCGGGCACCCGTTGGCACCCCATCGTGCCCCCATTTGGCTTAATTAAGTGCGCTGTCTGCACCTGCAAG GGGGGCACTGGAGAGGTGCACTGTGAGAAGGTGCAGTGTCCCCGGCTGGCCTGTGCCCAGCCTGTCCGTGCCAACCCCACTGACTGCTGCAAACAGTGTCCAG TAGGGTCAGGAGCCCAACCCCAACTGGGGGACCCCATGCAGGCTGATGGGCCCCGGGGCTGCCGTTTTGCAGGGCAGTGGTTCCCAGAGAGCCAGAGCTGGCACCCCTCGGTACCCCCCTTTGGGGAGATGAGCTGTATCACCTGCAGATGTGGG GCAGGGGTGCCCCACTGTGAGCGAGATGACTGTTCACCACCACTGTCCTGTGGCCCGGGGAAAGAGAGCCGCTGCTGCTCCCACTGCGCACCACGGCGGT CCCCAGAGACCAGGACAGTTCCAGAGCTGGAGAAAGAAGCTGAAGGCTCCTAG
- the CHRD gene encoding chordin isoform X4 produces MPSLSAPPAPPAPLLLLGLLLLCSRPARGAGPEAPALPIRPEKEPLPIRGAAGCSFGGKVYALDETWHPDLGEPFGVMRCVLCACEAPQWGRRARGAGRVSCKNIKPECPTLACGQPRQLPGHCCQTCPQERSGPEKQPTGLAFEYPRDPEHRSYSDRGEPGAEDRARGDGHTDFVALLTGPKSQAVARARVSLLRSSLRFSISYRWLDRPTRIRFSDSTGSVLFEHPAAPTQDGLVCGVWRAVPRLSLRLLRAEQLHVALVTPTHPLGEVWGPLIRHRALAAETFSAILTLEGPPQQGIGGIALLTLSDTEDSLHFLLLFRGLLESRSGGPAQVPLRLQILHQGKLLRELQANASVQEPGFAEVLPNLTTQEMDWLALGELQMALERAGGPGLRISGHIAARQSCDVLQSVLCGADALTPVQTGAAGSASLTLLGNGSLIYQVQVVGTGSEVVAMTLETKPQQRNQHTVLCHMAGLQLGRHMAVGVCPGLGARGAHMLLQNELFLNVGTKDFPDGELRGHVAALPYSGHSARHDTLPVPLAGALVLPPVQSQAAGHAWLSLDTHCHLHYEVLLAGLGGSEQGTITAHLLGPPGMPGPRRLLKGFYGPEAQGVVKDLEPELLRHLAQGTASLLITTKGSPQGELQGQVHIANQCEVGGLRLAAAGAEEARVPGAPDAVVAALPAVLGPDAPAPAKPGGLGRLRDPNTCFFEGQQRPHGARWAPNYDPLCSLCTCQRRTVICDPVVCPPPSCPSPVQAPDQCCPVCLEKQDVRDLPGLPRNRDPGEGCYFDGDRSWRAAGTRWHPIVPPFGLIKCAVCTCKGGTGEVHCEKVQCPRLACAQPVRANPTDCCKQCPVGSGAQPQLGDPMQADGPRGCRFAGQWFPESQSWHPSVPPFGEMSCITCRCGAGVPHCERDDCSPPLSCGPGKESRCCSHCAPRRSAPETRTVPELEKEAEGS; encoded by the exons ATGCCGAGCCTCTcggccccgccggccccgccggCCCCGCTGCTGCTCCTCGGGCTGCTGCTGCTCTGCTCCCGGCCGGCCCGCGGCGCCGGACCCGAGGCCCCCGCTCTGCCCATCCGGCCCGAGAAGGAGCCGCTGCCCATTCGGGGAGCAGCAG GCTGCTCCTTCGGCGGGAAGGTCTATGCCTTGGACGAGACGTGGCACCCGGACCTGGGGGAGCCCTTCGGGGTGATGCGCTGCGTGCTGTGCGCCTGCGAGGCG CCTCAGTGGGGTCGCCGCGCGAGGGGCGCGGGCAGGGTCAGCTGTAAGAACATCAAACCCGAGTGCCCAACTCTCGCCTGCGGGCAGCCGCGCCAGCTGCCCGGACACTGCTGCCAGACCTGCCCCCAGG AGCGCAGCGGTCCGGAAAAGCAGCCGACGGGCCTGGCCTTCGAGTATCCGCGGGACCCAGAGCACCGAAGCTACAGCGACCGAGGGGAGCCGGGCGCTGAGGATCGGGCGCGTGGAGACGGCCACACCG ACTTCGTGGCGCTGCTGACAGGGCCAAAGTCGCAAGCGGTGGCACGGGCTCGAGTGTCGCTTTTGCGTTCCAGTCTACGGTTCTCCATCTCCTACCGGTG GCTGGACCGCCCTACTCGAATTCGCTTCTCAGACTCCACTGGCAGCGTCCTGTTTGAACACCCTGCAGCCCCTACCCAAGATGGCCTG GTCTGTGGGGTGTGGCGGGCAGTGCCTCGGTTATCTCTGCGACTTCTTAGGGCAGAACAGCTGCATGTGGCACTCGTGACACCCACTCATCCTTTAGGGGAGGTCTGGGGACCTCTCATCCGGCACCGGGCCCTGGCTGCAG AGACCTTCAGTGCCAtcctgaccctggaaggccccccACAGCAGGGCATAGGGGGCATTGCCCTACTCACTCTCAGTGACACAGAGGACTCTTTGCATTTTTTGCTGCTCTTCCGTGGGCTGCTGGAATCCAGGAGTGGGG GACCAGCCCAGGTTCCCTTGCGGCTTCAGATTCTACACCAGGGGAAGCTATTGCGAGAGCTCCAGGCCAATGCCTCAGTCCAG GAACCGGGCTTCGCTGAAGTGCTGCCCAACCTGACAACCCAGGAGATGGACTGGCTGGCACTGGGGGAGTTGCAGATGGCTCTGGAGAGGGCAGGCGGGCCAGGGCTGCGCATCAGTGGACACATTGCTGCCAGGCAGAGCTGTGATG TCCTGCAAAGTGTCCTTTGTGGGGCCGATGCCCTAACCCCAGTTCAGACGGGTGCAGCCGGCTCCGCCAGCCTTACACTACTAGGAAATGGCTCCCTGATCTACCAG GTACAGGTGGTAGGTACAGGCAGTGAGGTGGTGGCCATGACGCTGGAGACCAAGCCTCAGCAGAGGAACCAGCACACTGTCCTGTGCCACATGGCTGGActccagctgggaagacacaTG gCCGTGGGTGTCTGCCCTGGGCTAGGTGCCCGGGGGGCTCATATGCTGCTACAGAATGAGCTGTTCCTGAACGTGGGTACCAAGGACTTCCCAGATGGAGAGCTGCGGGGGCACGTGGCTGCCCTGCCCTACAGTGGGCACAGCGCCCGCCATGATA CACTACCTGTGCCCTTGGCAGGAGCCCTGGTGTTGCCCCCAGTGCAGAGCCAGGCAGCAGGGCATGCCTGGCTCTCCCTGGACACCCACTGTCACCTGCACTATGAAGTGCTGCTGGCTGGGCTTGGTGGCTCAGAACAGGGCACCATCACTGCCCACCTCCTCGGGCCTCCTGGGATGCCAGGGCCCCGGCGGCTGCTGAAGGGATTCTATGGCCCGGAG GCCCAGGGCGTGGTGAAGGATCTGGAGCCTGAGCTGCTGCGGCACCTGGCACAGGGCACAGCCTCCCTGCTGATCACCACCAAGGGTAGCCCCCAAGGGGAGCTGCAAGGGCAG GTGCACATTGCCAACCAGTGCGAGGTGGGCGGCCTACGCCTGGCAGCAGCAGGAGCTGAAGAGGCACGGGTGCCTGGGGCTCCAGATGCAGTGGTGGCTGCACTGCCCGCTGTGCTGGGCCCAGACGCCCCAGCGCCAGCCAAACCTGGTGGCCTTGGGCGGCTCCGAGACCCTAACACCTGCTTCTTCGAGGGGCAGCAGCGCCCCCATGGGGCTCGCTGGGCTCCTAACTATGACCCGCTCTGCTCGCTCTGCACTTGCCAG AGACGCACGGTGATTTGTGACCCCGTGGTGTGTCCACCACCCAGCTGCCCTAGCCCGGTGCAGGCACCGGACCAGTGCTGCCCTGTGTGCCTGG AGAAACAAGATGTCAGAGACCTCCCAGGGTTGCCAAGGAACAGGGACCCTGGAGAGG gctgttaTTTTGATGGTGACCGGAGCTGGCGGGCAGCGGGCACCCGTTGGCACCCCATCGTGCCCCCATTTGGCTTAATTAAGTGCGCTGTCTGCACCTGCAAG GGGGGCACTGGAGAGGTGCACTGTGAGAAGGTGCAGTGTCCCCGGCTGGCCTGTGCCCAGCCTGTCCGTGCCAACCCCACTGACTGCTGCAAACAGTGTCCAG TAGGGTCAGGAGCCCAACCCCAACTGGGGGACCCCATGCAGGCTGATGGGCCCCGGGGCTGCCGTTTTGCAGGGCAGTGGTTCCCAGAGAGCCAGAGCTGGCACCCCTCGGTACCCCCCTTTGGGGAGATGAGCTGTATCACCTGCAGATGTGGG GCAGGGGTGCCCCACTGTGAGCGAGATGACTGTTCACCACCACTGTCCTGTGGCCCGGGGAAAGAGAGCCGCTGCTGCTCCCACTGCGCACCACGGCGGT CAGCCCCAGAGACCAGGACAGTTCCAGAGCTGGAGAAAGAAGCTGAAGGCTCCTAG